In a genomic window of Flammeovirga agarivorans:
- a CDS encoding tRNA threonylcarbamoyladenosine dehydratase has protein sequence MGHWQERTELLVGQEGLDKLGNAHVLIIGVGGVGGFAAEAIARAGVGKITIVDGDTVEQSNRNRQIAALISTDNQPKASVIGNRIKDINPNAQLEIREEYLDGENIEALLSAHPYDYVIECIDTLQPKISVIETAISKKLRIISSMGAGGRMDPTQTKVSRLKDSYNCNLAKMIRKRIKAKSVKRKLKVVFSPELIDKSKVKEVNGVKHKRSTIGTISYMPAVFGLTCASVAIRDIVEN, from the coding sequence ATGGGACACTGGCAGGAAAGAACAGAACTTTTAGTTGGACAAGAAGGACTTGATAAATTAGGTAATGCTCACGTATTAATCATTGGAGTAGGAGGTGTTGGTGGTTTTGCCGCTGAGGCTATTGCAAGAGCAGGTGTAGGTAAAATTACAATTGTTGATGGTGATACTGTAGAACAATCGAACAGGAACCGTCAAATTGCTGCTTTAATTAGTACAGACAATCAACCAAAAGCTTCTGTAATTGGTAATCGAATTAAAGATATTAACCCTAACGCTCAATTAGAGATTAGAGAGGAATATCTTGACGGTGAAAATATTGAGGCCTTACTTTCAGCACATCCATACGATTATGTTATTGAATGTATCGATACTCTTCAGCCAAAGATTTCAGTGATTGAAACTGCCATTTCAAAGAAACTACGTATTATTAGTTCAATGGGTGCTGGTGGTAGAATGGACCCTACGCAAACAAAAGTATCTCGATTAAAAGATTCTTACAACTGTAACCTTGCCAAGATGATTCGTAAAAGAATCAAAGCAAAAAGCGTAAAGCGTAAGTTGAAAGTGGTGTTCTCACCAGAATTAATTGATAAGAGTAAAGTAAAAGAAGTGAATGGTGTGAAACACAAAAGATCTACGATAGGTACCATTTCATATATGCCAGCTGTTTTTGGTTTGACTTGTGCTTCGGTCGCAATTAGAGACATCGTAGAGAATTAA